Proteins from one Terriglobales bacterium genomic window:
- a CDS encoding RNA polymerase sigma factor, translating to MSWAGQVTLDEVGSVAAAVVDVEQIVHHHARFVFGVAYSVLRNREDAEDAAQETFLRLSRQRNLAEIRDVRLWLARVAWRVAVDRVRQHREHATDAAPEILNTIADPAPGAEQVAVERQMKEMLDFMIERLPRDLREVVLLTTVQEMSSADIGQVLGIPEGTVRQRLFRARQVLREKMLAAIHPSPR from the coding sequence ATGAGCTGGGCAGGGCAGGTCACGTTGGACGAAGTCGGCAGCGTCGCAGCGGCGGTCGTGGACGTGGAGCAGATCGTTCACCATCACGCGCGCTTCGTCTTCGGCGTAGCGTATTCGGTCCTGCGCAATCGTGAAGACGCGGAAGATGCGGCGCAGGAGACGTTTTTGCGCTTGTCGCGGCAAAGAAACCTTGCCGAGATACGCGATGTCCGGCTGTGGCTGGCGCGGGTCGCGTGGCGGGTGGCTGTGGACCGCGTCCGCCAACATCGCGAGCACGCAACCGACGCTGCGCCGGAGATATTGAACACCATTGCCGATCCCGCGCCGGGCGCGGAGCAGGTGGCAGTTGAGAGGCAGATGAAGGAAATGCTCGACTTCATGATCGAGCGCCTCCCGCGTGACCTGCGTGAGGTGGTGCTGCTGACCACGGTGCAGGAGATGTCGTCGGCGGACATAGGCCAGGTATTGGGAATTCCCGAGGGAACGGTGCGCCAGCGGCTGTTCCGCGCGCGTCAAGTCTTGCGCGAAAAGATGCTGGCTGCCATCCACCCCAGCCCGCGCTGA